The genomic segment TCGGCGCTCGAGGAGAAGCACCGACGCGTCGTGCCGGTGTTTCGACCCGTCGTTGCCGTCGGTCTCCTGCTCGCGGCTGCGCTTCTTGCCCAGGTGGGTCTCCAGGACTTGATCGCGAAGGGATACGGCACGGTGACCTACGGCTTCTGGATCGTCTTCCTGATTCCCGTCTTGACCCTGGGAGCTTATCGCGTCTTCGCTGTGCGATAATCGTCCGCATCGGGCTGCTTCGAGGGAACCGTCCGTATTCGGGCTCCCTCGAAGGTATCAGGTGTTCCGGGGCTGCTTCGGAGGGGCATCCCGCCGGGAAATGAGATGTGAGCACGCAGTGCGAATAATCGTCCGCATCCGATGAGGTGAAACGACGAAGGATGCGCCGTGCGGGGATGTTCTTCTCTTCCGAATTCGTGAACGACTGGCAGCGCGAGGCTTCGACGCTCGAGCGGGAGTGGGACGTCATCGTCGTGGGTGGCGGGCCCGCCGGCGCGACCGCCGGGCTCTGTTTGGCCCGCGCCAGACATCGTGTCGTCGTTCTCGAGCGATACCGCTATCCCCGAGACAAGGCATGCGGGGATGCGTTGATCCCCGATGCGATCGCCGCGCTTCGAAAATGCGCGCTTGCCGAGCGAGTTGCCTCCAACGCCTTCCGGGCGTCGACGCTTCAGATTCACGGGCCCGCTCGTGCCGTGGTCGAGATAGAGGGCAGGTTCTGGACGCTTCCCCGCGAGCGTCTCGATACTCTCATCGCCCAGGGGGCAATGGAAGCCGGCGCCGTCATCGCCCGCGCCAAGGTTATCGACATCGTGCCATCCGACTCCGAGGTGTTCGTCCGCCTCGAGTCGGGTGAGACCCTGAGAAGCCGGTTCGTGCTTCTCGCCACGGGAGCCGACGTCGCCCTGGCCGACCGGCTCGGTCTCGTCTCTCGCACCCTTCCGAGCGCCGTCGCGCTCCGGGGCTATGTACGGTCGAGCCACCGCATCGAGTCACTTCTGATCTCCTACGATCGATCGATTCTGCCGGGTTACGGCTGGATCTTCCCCGTGGGAGAAGGTCTCTACAACGTCGGATGCGGCGTCGTCGTGGGCACCACGAGTCCAAACCCCCGTGGGCTCTTCGAGCGCTTCGTCGGGTCATTCCCGCCTGCGTCTGAGCTGGTTCGCCGGGGCGAGCTCGTCTCGGCGCTTCGTGGAGCCAGGCTACGGTGCGGTTTGGACGGCTTCACGCCTCCGCCCCACTCACGCGTCCTCAGTATCGGCGAGACGATCGGAACCACGTTTCCCGCCAGCGGCGAGGGCATCGGTAAAGCGATGGAAACGGCCGCGCTCGCCGCGGAATTCGTAAGCGAGTCGCTGAGACGTGGCGATGACGACGCGCTCGCGCGGTTCGCCTCGCGGGTGGAGAGCGAGCTGCGACCGAAGTATCTGGCCTATCGCATCGCCGAAAGCTGGCTCGCCCGCCCGTGGCTGTGCGACTTCTTTCTGAGCCGAGCCGCGCAAAGCTCCTATCTCCGCGGCGCTCTCGCGGGAATTCTCGAAGAAAGGGTGGATCCCCGAGGTGCTTTTTCCCTATCGGGTCTCCTGCGCTCTTATGTGGACTAGAAAAAGCCTTCTGGCGGATGCCCCGTCCCCCTGACTAAACTATACGTCTATGCCTGGAAGCACGGGGTCTCCGCCTGCCTCTCTGAATGCGGAATCGGTCGAGATCACGAGAATCTTGGAGGGTTTCGGCGCGATCGGCTCGTCGCTGGATCTCGATCGCACGGCGGACAACGTACTCGCTGGTCTCCGAGCGGTTTTTGCCTTCGACGCGTCGAGCATCTTCGTGAGAGAGCGCGACGGAGAAACGATCATCTGCCAGCGGAGCCGCGGCGAG from the Vicinamibacteria bacterium genome contains:
- a CDS encoding geranylgeranyl reductase family protein; amino-acid sequence: MKRRRMRRAGMFFSSEFVNDWQREASTLEREWDVIVVGGGPAGATAGLCLARARHRVVVLERYRYPRDKACGDALIPDAIAALRKCALAERVASNAFRASTLQIHGPARAVVEIEGRFWTLPRERLDTLIAQGAMEAGAVIARAKVIDIVPSDSEVFVRLESGETLRSRFVLLATGADVALADRLGLVSRTLPSAVALRGYVRSSHRIESLLISYDRSILPGYGWIFPVGEGLYNVGCGVVVGTTSPNPRGLFERFVGSFPPASELVRRGELVSALRGARLRCGLDGFTPPPHSRVLSIGETIGTTFPASGEGIGKAMETAALAAEFVSESLRRGDDDALARFASRVESELRPKYLAYRIAESWLARPWLCDFFLSRAAQSSYLRGALAGILEERVDPRGAFSLSGLLRSYVD